The Immundisolibacter cernigliae genome has a window encoding:
- the purB gene encoding adenylosuccinate lyase, protein MSIFELTALSPLDGRYQEKTAALRPLCSEYGLIRYRLRVELAWLRLLADTPEIGELPAFGPAALARMTAIENDFDEAGAARVKALEKATNHDVKALEYFIHEQFEGDPELTAAKGFVHFACTSEDINNLAYALMLRDTRERVLLPYLDGLIGKLTELAHDAAEAPMLARTHGQPATPTTLGKELANVVARLRRQRDGIAAVQILGKFNGAVGNYNAHLAAYPDSDWPALAQRLVAGLGLAFNAYTTQIEPHDWMAELFDALARCNTILIDLCRDVWGYVSLGYFRQQVVAGEVGSSTMPHKVNPIDFENAEGNLGLANALLEHLARKLPISRFQRDLTDSTVLRNVGVAAGYTLLAWQSLHKGLGKLVVDTAALARDLDDAHEVLAEAIQTAMRRHGVENSYEQLKTLTRGQTIDAATLAAFIDNLPLPPAEKACLAALSPATYTGLAARLARDI, encoded by the coding sequence ATGTCGATCTTCGAACTCACCGCCCTGTCGCCGCTAGACGGGCGTTATCAGGAAAAAACCGCCGCCCTGCGCCCACTGTGCAGTGAGTACGGCCTGATCCGCTATCGCCTGCGGGTCGAGCTGGCCTGGCTGCGGCTGCTGGCCGACACGCCCGAAATCGGCGAACTGCCGGCCTTCGGCCCAGCCGCACTGGCGCGCATGACGGCCATCGAGAACGACTTCGACGAGGCCGGCGCGGCGCGCGTCAAGGCGCTGGAGAAAGCCACCAACCACGACGTCAAGGCGCTCGAGTACTTCATCCACGAGCAGTTCGAGGGCGATCCGGAGCTGACCGCCGCCAAGGGCTTCGTGCACTTCGCCTGCACCTCCGAGGACATCAACAACCTGGCCTACGCGCTGATGCTGCGCGACACGCGCGAGCGGGTACTGCTGCCGTACCTGGACGGCCTGATCGGCAAGCTGACCGAGCTTGCCCACGACGCCGCCGAGGCGCCCATGCTGGCCCGCACGCATGGCCAGCCGGCCACGCCGACCACGCTGGGCAAGGAACTGGCCAACGTGGTGGCACGCCTTCGGCGCCAGCGCGACGGCATCGCGGCGGTGCAGATTCTGGGCAAGTTCAACGGCGCGGTCGGCAACTACAACGCCCATTTGGCCGCCTACCCGGACAGCGACTGGCCGGCCCTGGCGCAGCGGCTGGTGGCCGGGCTTGGCCTCGCCTTCAACGCCTACACCACGCAGATCGAGCCACACGACTGGATGGCCGAGCTGTTCGACGCCCTCGCCCGTTGCAACACGATCCTGATCGACCTGTGCCGTGACGTGTGGGGTTACGTGTCGCTGGGCTATTTCCGCCAGCAGGTGGTGGCCGGCGAAGTGGGTTCGTCCACCATGCCGCACAAGGTGAACCCGATCGACTTCGAGAACGCCGAGGGCAACCTGGGGCTTGCCAATGCGTTGCTGGAGCACCTGGCGCGCAAGCTGCCGATCTCGCGCTTCCAGCGCGACCTGACCGACTCCACGGTGCTGCGCAACGTGGGCGTGGCGGCCGGCTATACGCTGCTGGCCTGGCAGTCCCTGCACAAGGGCCTGGGCAAGCTGGTGGTCGACACCGCGGCCCTGGCGCGCGATCTTGACGACGCCCACGAGGTGCTGGCCGAGGCCATCCAGACCGCCATGCGCCGCCATGGCGTGGAAAACTCGTACGAGCAACTGAAGACCCTGACCCGCGGCCAGACCATCGATGCCGCGACCCTGGCCGCCTTCATCGACAATCTGCCGCTGCCGCCGGCCGAAAAGGCCTGTCTGGCCGCGCTCAGCCCGGCCACCTATACCGGACTTGCCGCGCGCCTGGCGCGGGACATCTGA
- the nagZ gene encoding beta-N-acetylhexosaminidase — MPKALAPGPLVIGLPGPQLTPADAQVLLHPAIGGVILFERNFVDAEQLRALCADIHALREPRLLIAVDQEGGRVQRLRPGFTPLPPAAAYGRAYDEDAARGLALARAGGLVMAAELVALGIDLSFAPVLDLDYGVSEIIGARAFHAQPEAAALLAGAFMAGMAQAGMAACGKHFPGHGAVAADTHLTQVIDQRSRDAIEADLLPYRRLIADGLASVMMAHVVFPAVDAEPAGFSRRWVQEVLRGELGFDGAVFSDDLGMAGAAGAGGFVERARRALAAGCDYLLICNDPDAVTATLAALSPAAVPLPRHLALLARPVGQVHGQLGAARQALAGCPA; from the coding sequence ATGCCCAAAGCGCTCGCCCCCGGTCCGCTGGTGATCGGTCTGCCCGGTCCGCAGCTCACGCCCGCCGATGCCCAAGTGCTGCTGCACCCGGCCATCGGCGGCGTGATTCTGTTCGAGCGCAACTTCGTCGATGCCGAGCAACTGCGCGCGCTGTGTGCCGACATCCACGCCCTGCGTGAGCCGCGGCTGCTGATCGCCGTGGACCAGGAGGGCGGGCGGGTGCAGCGCCTGCGGCCCGGTTTCACGCCGTTGCCGCCGGCGGCTGCCTATGGCCGGGCCTACGATGAGGACGCAGCGCGGGGCCTGGCGCTGGCGCGCGCCGGAGGGCTGGTGATGGCGGCCGAGCTGGTGGCGCTGGGCATCGACCTGAGCTTCGCGCCGGTGCTTGATCTGGACTATGGCGTCAGCGAGATCATCGGCGCCCGGGCGTTTCACGCGCAACCCGAAGCGGCGGCCCTGCTGGCCGGCGCCTTCATGGCCGGCATGGCCCAGGCCGGCATGGCCGCCTGCGGCAAGCACTTCCCCGGCCACGGCGCGGTGGCGGCCGACACTCACCTGACGCAGGTGATCGATCAGCGTTCCCGTGATGCCATCGAGGCCGATCTGCTGCCCTACCGGCGCCTGATTGCGGACGGTCTGGCGTCGGTGATGATGGCGCACGTGGTGTTTCCGGCCGTGGACGCCGAGCCGGCCGGCTTCTCGCGCCGCTGGGTGCAGGAGGTCCTGCGCGGCGAGCTGGGCTTTGATGGCGCCGTGTTCAGCGACGACCTGGGCATGGCCGGCGCCGCCGGGGCTGGCGGCTTTGTCGAACGCGCCCGGCGTGCGCTCGCCGCCGGCTGCGATTACCTGCTGATCTGCAACGACCCGGACGCGGTGACTGCCACGCTGGCGGCGCTGTCGCCGGCGGCCGTTCCGCTGCCTCGACACCTCGCCCTGCTGGCGCGGCCGGTCGGGCAGGTGCACGGCCAGCTCGGCGCAGCGCGCCAGGCGCTCGCCGGTTGTCCGGCATGA
- the acnA gene encoding aconitate hydratase AcnA, translating into MGQTSLAASRRTLALASGESAAYYSLPALAELGFGDPSRLPYSVRVLLESALRHQDHPAVEPHHVEALLAWGRGDPDAEVPFIPGRVILQDFTGVPCVVDLAALRSAMAAAGKDPNRIEPLVPVDLVIDHSVQVDFAGTAQALGKNVGLEFERNLERYEFLRWGQAAFETLSIIPPAVGIVHQVNLEYFARGVLRNKDGVLYPDSLVGTDSHTTMINGLGIVGWGVGGIEAEACMLGQPIYIKMPQVVGVRLTGALREGVTATDLTLTLVQMLRKFGVVEKFVEFFGPGLDVLPLADRATIANMAPEYGATIGFFPVDAEAIKYLQNTGRSAEVLDEVERYYRAQGMFRTADSAEPEFTDVLELDMGTVEPSLAGPKRPHDRVSLSKVKESFLAALAAPLDKDGFGVAADQLGASAPVAGSGATLRHGSVTIAAITSCTNTSNPSVMVGAGLVAKKAVARGLHTPAYVKTSLAPGSRVVNEYLAKAGLLEPLNALRFNIVGYGCTTCIGNSGPLDEPVVDAINAGNLVAAAVLSGNRNFEGRVSPHTRANYLASPPLVVAYALAGRVDIDFEREPIGTGSDGQPVYLRDIWPSGAEVAQAMTAASDPALYRQEYGNVAQSNPDWNAIPVDTGSAVYNWRADSTYIQQPPFFEQFPQQASAIAPVKNARALLMLGDFVTTDHISPAGNIAANSPAARYLLEHGVQKADWNSYGSRRGNDRVMTRGTFANIRLKNALVAPKEGGWTKYLPTGEEMSVYDAAMRYKQDGTPLIVLAGKLYGAGSSRDWAAKGTYLLGVRAVLAESFERIHRSNLIGMGVLPLRFKAGDSAASLGLKGDEVFSLPDLADDLKPGQRLTLRVQAADGALREVPVVAGIDTPIEVEYYRHGGILNYVLRQFMAAA; encoded by the coding sequence ATGGGTCAGACCTCGCTCGCCGCCAGCCGCCGCACGCTTGCCCTCGCCAGTGGCGAATCGGCCGCCTATTACAGCCTGCCGGCGCTGGCCGAACTGGGCTTCGGCGACCCAAGCCGCCTGCCGTATTCGGTGCGGGTGTTGCTGGAATCGGCCCTACGTCACCAGGATCACCCGGCGGTCGAGCCGCACCACGTAGAGGCCCTGCTGGCCTGGGGCCGCGGCGATCCGGATGCCGAGGTGCCTTTCATTCCGGGGCGAGTGATCCTGCAGGACTTCACCGGCGTGCCCTGCGTGGTGGATCTGGCGGCATTGCGCAGCGCCATGGCGGCGGCCGGCAAGGACCCCAACAGGATCGAGCCGCTGGTGCCGGTGGACCTGGTCATCGACCACTCGGTGCAGGTGGATTTTGCCGGCACCGCGCAGGCGCTGGGCAAGAACGTCGGTCTTGAGTTCGAGCGCAACCTGGAGCGTTACGAGTTCCTGCGCTGGGGCCAGGCGGCGTTCGAGACGCTGAGCATCATTCCGCCGGCGGTCGGCATCGTGCATCAGGTCAATCTCGAATACTTTGCCCGCGGCGTGCTGCGCAACAAGGACGGCGTGCTGTACCCGGACTCGCTGGTCGGCACCGATTCGCACACCACCATGATCAACGGTCTGGGCATCGTCGGCTGGGGCGTGGGCGGCATCGAGGCCGAGGCCTGCATGCTCGGTCAGCCGATCTACATCAAGATGCCGCAGGTGGTCGGCGTGCGCCTGACCGGGGCGCTGCGCGAGGGCGTCACCGCCACCGACCTGACCCTGACGCTGGTACAGATGCTGCGCAAGTTCGGCGTGGTGGAGAAGTTCGTCGAGTTCTTCGGGCCGGGCCTGGACGTGCTGCCGCTGGCCGATCGGGCCACCATCGCCAACATGGCGCCCGAGTACGGCGCCACGATCGGCTTCTTCCCGGTCGATGCCGAGGCGATCAAATACCTGCAAAACACCGGCCGGTCGGCCGAGGTTCTGGACGAGGTGGAGCGCTACTACCGCGCCCAGGGCATGTTCCGCACCGCGGACAGCGCCGAGCCCGAGTTCACCGACGTGCTGGAGCTGGACATGGGCACGGTCGAGCCGAGCCTGGCCGGACCGAAGCGTCCGCACGACCGGGTCAGTCTGTCCAAGGTGAAGGAAAGCTTCCTGGCTGCGCTCGCGGCGCCGCTGGACAAGGACGGCTTTGGCGTGGCGGCCGATCAGCTGGGCGCCAGCGCGCCGGTGGCCGGCAGCGGCGCGACGCTGCGCCATGGCTCGGTGACCATCGCCGCGATCACGTCCTGCACCAACACATCCAATCCGTCGGTGATGGTGGGTGCCGGCCTGGTGGCCAAGAAAGCCGTGGCCCGTGGCCTGCACACGCCGGCCTACGTCAAGACCAGCCTGGCGCCCGGCTCGCGGGTGGTCAACGAGTACCTGGCCAAGGCCGGACTGCTCGAACCGCTGAACGCGCTGCGCTTCAACATCGTCGGCTACGGCTGCACCACCTGCATCGGCAACTCGGGCCCGCTCGACGAACCGGTGGTCGATGCCATCAACGCCGGCAACCTGGTGGCCGCCGCCGTGCTGTCGGGCAACCGCAACTTCGAGGGCCGCGTCAGCCCGCATACGCGGGCCAATTACCTGGCATCGCCGCCGCTGGTGGTTGCCTATGCACTGGCCGGACGTGTGGACATTGACTTCGAGCGCGAGCCAATCGGCACCGGCAGCGACGGCCAGCCGGTGTACCTGCGCGACATCTGGCCGAGCGGCGCCGAGGTGGCGCAGGCCATGACCGCCGCCAGCGATCCGGCCCTGTATCGTCAGGAATACGGCAACGTGGCGCAGAGCAATCCGGACTGGAACGCCATCCCCGTCGACACCGGTTCGGCCGTATACAACTGGCGGGCGGATTCCACCTACATTCAGCAGCCGCCGTTCTTCGAGCAGTTCCCGCAGCAAGCCTCCGCCATTGCGCCGGTCAAAAATGCCCGCGCGCTGCTGATGCTGGGCGATTTCGTCACCACCGACCACATCTCGCCGGCCGGCAACATCGCCGCCAACTCGCCGGCCGCCCGCTACCTGCTCGAACACGGCGTGCAGAAGGCCGACTGGAACAGCTACGGCTCGCGTCGCGGCAACGACCGGGTGATGACCCGCGGCACCTTTGCCAACATCCGCCTCAAGAACGCGCTGGTGGCGCCCAAGGAAGGCGGCTGGACCAAATACCTGCCAACCGGCGAGGAAATGTCCGTTTACGACGCCGCCATGCGCTACAAGCAGGACGGCACGCCGCTGATCGTGCTGGCCGGCAAGCTGTACGGCGCCGGTTCCTCGCGCGACTGGGCGGCCAAGGGCACCTACCTGCTGGGCGTGCGGGCGGTGCTGGCGGAAAGCTTCGAGCGCATCCATCGCTCGAACCTGATCGGCATGGGCGTGCTGCCGCTGCGCTTCAAGGCAGGCGACAGTGCGGCCTCGCTGGGCTTGAAAGGCGACGAGGTGTTCTCGCTGCCGGATCTGGCCGATGACCTCAAGCCCGGCCAGAGGCTCACACTGCGCGTGCAGGCGGCCGACGGCGCGCTGCGCGAGGTGCCGGTGGTGGCCGGCATCGACACGCCGATCGAGGTCGAGTACTACCGCCACGGCGGCATCCTGAACTACGTGCTGCGCCAGTTCATGGCGGCAGCCTGA
- a CDS encoding ABC transporter ATP-binding protein produces MNNNQDSVAAEPLIQIRGLSFRRGARIIFDRVDLDIPRGRITAVMGPSGTGKTTLLKLISGVLRPQAGSIKVAGQEVTTLSRSDLYALRKQIGMLFQSGALLTDLNVFDNVAYPVREHTDLSPALLRSLVLMKLQAVGLRGARDLMASELSGGMARRVALARAIALDPMLILYDEPFTGQDPISMGILTRLIAALNRALGLTSLVVSHDIHETCRIADYAYVIAQGKVIGHGKPEDLLASTEPMVHQFLSGEPDGPVHFHYPAVEYRDDLLADAS; encoded by the coding sequence ATGAATAACAACCAAGACAGTGTCGCCGCTGAGCCGCTGATCCAGATCCGTGGCCTCAGTTTCCGGCGCGGCGCGCGGATCATCTTCGACCGGGTGGACCTCGATATCCCGCGCGGCAGGATCACCGCCGTGATGGGCCCCAGCGGCACCGGCAAGACCACGCTGCTGAAGCTGATCAGCGGTGTGCTCAGGCCGCAGGCCGGCTCCATCAAGGTGGCCGGCCAGGAAGTGACCACCTTGTCCAGGTCGGACCTGTACGCGCTGCGCAAGCAGATCGGCATGCTGTTCCAGAGCGGTGCGCTGCTGACGGACCTGAACGTGTTCGACAACGTGGCCTACCCGGTGCGCGAGCACACCGACCTGTCGCCGGCGCTGCTGCGCTCGCTGGTGCTGATGAAGCTGCAGGCGGTCGGCCTGCGCGGCGCGCGCGACCTGATGGCGAGCGAGCTGTCCGGCGGCATGGCGCGGCGCGTGGCGCTGGCGCGGGCCATCGCGCTGGACCCGATGCTGATCCTCTACGACGAACCGTTCACCGGGCAGGATCCGATTTCCATGGGCATCCTGACGCGGCTGATTGCCGCCCTGAACCGGGCGCTTGGCCTGACCAGTCTGGTGGTGTCGCATGACATCCATGAGACCTGCCGCATCGCCGATTACGCCTACGTGATCGCGCAGGGCAAGGTGATCGGCCATGGAAAACCCGAGGATCTGCTGGCCTCGACCGAACCGATGGTGCACCAGTTCCTGAGCGGCGAGCCCGACGGCCCGGTGCATTTTCACTACCCGGCGGTCGAGTACCGCGACGACCTGCTGGCGGATGCGTCGTGA